The following proteins are co-located in the Anaerolineales bacterium genome:
- a CDS encoding guanylate kinase translates to MDAGFPPNTRQPLLIVISGASGAGKDTVLQRMKARGLPFHFVVTATTRQPRPNEVDGRDYFFVSTERFASMIEHGEMLEHAIVYNDYKGIPKQQVRQALASGQDVVMRIDVQGAETLRALCPEALLIFLVPANEEEMIRRLMARRTESPEDLQLRIETARQELKRMHVFDYYVVNADSHLDAAVDRIEAIIDAEHHRIHPRQVTL, encoded by the coding sequence TGGACGCAGGATTCCCCCCGAATACGCGCCAGCCGCTGCTGATCGTGATCTCCGGCGCCTCGGGCGCCGGCAAGGACACGGTGCTGCAGCGGATGAAGGCCCGCGGCCTCCCCTTCCACTTCGTGGTCACTGCCACCACCCGCCAGCCCCGACCGAACGAAGTCGATGGCCGGGATTACTTCTTCGTCAGTACTGAGCGATTCGCCTCGATGATCGAGCACGGCGAGATGCTCGAGCATGCCATCGTCTACAACGACTACAAAGGCATCCCCAAGCAGCAAGTACGGCAGGCTTTGGCCAGCGGGCAGGACGTGGTCATGCGCATCGACGTCCAGGGAGCGGAGACGCTTCGCGCCCTGTGTCCGGAGGCCCTGCTGATCTTCCTGGTGCCGGCGAACGAGGAGGAGATGATCCGCCGCCTGATGGCTCGCAGAACCGAAAGCCCGGAGGATCTGCAACTGCGCATCGAGACCGCCCGTCAGGAGCTCAAGCGCATGCACGTCTTCGACTACTATGTTGTGAATGCCGACTCGCACTTGGACGCGGCGGTTGACAGGATCGAGGCCATCATCGACGCCGAGCACCACCGGATTCACCCTCGCCAGGTAACCCTGTGA
- a CDS encoding NAD(P)/FAD-dependent oxidoreductase, producing the protein MTDTVFDISFIGAGPTGLFGAFYAGLRELSVKLIDALPQPGGQLIALYPEKMIYDTPGLPAILAKDLVTDLVRQASQWKPVFALSERAHGLQRVAAPGGPEGETCWRVDTDRGQHYTRTLILAAGIGAFEPVTLKDETVQGFIGRGVEYMVHDLDAYRNKRVLIIGGGDSAVDWALAMQPIAKHVTLIHRREGFRALDTSVNALKASTVDVRLFHELRTLKGKDRVSSAAIFDSRTQAETTLEVDEVILALGFKADLGPVREWGLETIGRRYVKVNCKGETNLPGVYAAGDVALQENQDPLNLIVIGYGQVTTAVNYAYTVVRPGGKVFPGHSSEKMAGTHL; encoded by the coding sequence ATGACCGACACGGTTTTCGATATCTCCTTCATCGGCGCCGGCCCGACAGGGCTGTTCGGCGCTTTCTACGCCGGCCTGCGGGAGCTGTCGGTGAAATTGATCGACGCCTTGCCGCAGCCCGGCGGCCAGTTGATTGCCCTGTACCCCGAGAAGATGATCTACGACACCCCCGGCCTGCCAGCCATCCTGGCCAAGGACCTGGTAACGGATCTGGTGCGGCAAGCTTCGCAGTGGAAGCCGGTTTTCGCCCTGAGCGAACGCGCCCACGGACTGCAACGCGTTGCCGCCCCGGGCGGGCCGGAGGGCGAGACCTGCTGGCGCGTCGACACCGACCGGGGCCAGCACTACACCCGCACCCTCATCCTGGCGGCCGGTATCGGCGCGTTTGAGCCGGTGACACTAAAGGATGAGACCGTGCAGGGCTTCATCGGCCGGGGCGTGGAGTACATGGTCCACGACCTGGACGCCTACCGCAACAAGCGGGTGCTCATCATCGGCGGGGGGGACTCTGCCGTCGATTGGGCCCTGGCCATGCAGCCGATCGCCAAGCATGTGACCCTCATCCATCGCCGCGAGGGGTTTCGCGCGCTTGACACCTCCGTCAATGCGCTGAAGGCCTCAACCGTCGACGTCCGCCTGTTCCACGAACTGCGCACGCTCAAGGGCAAGGACCGCGTTTCGTCCGCCGCGATCTTCGACAGCCGCACCCAGGCCGAGACAACCCTAGAGGTTGACGAGGTCATTCTGGCGCTTGGCTTCAAGGCTGACCTGGGGCCGGTTCGCGAGTGGGGGCTGGAAACCATCGGGCGGCGCTACGTCAAGGTCAACTGCAAGGGAGAGACCAACCTGCCCGGTGTGTATGCCGCCGGCGACGTCGCGCTGCAGGAAAACCAGGATCCGCTGAACCTGATTGTGATCGGATACGGGCAGGTCACGACCGCCGTCAACTATGCCTACACCGTGGTCCGGCCGGGCGGAAAAGTGTTCCCTGGGCATTCCAGCGAGAAGATGGCCGGCACCCACCTATAG
- a CDS encoding rhomboid family intramembrane serine protease, translated as MRPRRPNLAAMVRQHPVTFSLIGVNLGVFVGQLLLTSLLGFDLIIALGAKENAAIAAGQYWRLLSPVFIHAGLAHLFVNMYSLYVIGPAGEQFFGHVRFLVFYLLCGFAGAIFSLAFNPSPSVGASGAIFGLLGMLGAFWFVHRTTFGPAGNVQLRQIALVAALNLVIGLSPGIDFWAHLGGFLTGIALGLLLGPHYEAQWTDSGQLRMLDTRPWPRVRAGALLALAALIGLAVLAVLNLP; from the coding sequence ATGCGGCCGAGGCGGCCCAACCTGGCGGCCATGGTCCGGCAGCATCCGGTTACGTTCAGCCTGATCGGCGTGAACCTGGGCGTGTTCGTCGGCCAGCTGCTGTTGACCAGCCTGCTCGGATTCGATCTGATCATCGCCCTGGGCGCCAAGGAGAACGCGGCCATCGCCGCCGGCCAGTACTGGCGCCTGCTCTCGCCGGTCTTCATCCATGCCGGCCTGGCGCACCTGTTCGTCAACATGTATTCGCTGTACGTGATCGGGCCGGCCGGCGAGCAGTTCTTCGGTCACGTCCGCTTCCTGGTCTTCTATCTGCTGTGCGGCTTTGCCGGGGCGATCTTCAGCCTCGCTTTCAACCCTTCTCCGTCGGTCGGTGCCTCCGGCGCAATCTTCGGGCTGTTGGGGATGCTCGGTGCCTTCTGGTTTGTGCATCGCACGACCTTCGGACCGGCAGGCAATGTCCAGCTGCGCCAGATCGCACTCGTAGCCGCCCTCAACCTGGTGATCGGTCTGTCGCCCGGCATCGATTTTTGGGCCCACCTCGGCGGGTTCCTGACAGGCATCGCCCTGGGCCTGCTGCTGGGGCCGCACTACGAGGCGCAATGGACGGATAGCGGCCAGCTGCGCATGCTGGACACACGCCCGTGGCCGCGCGTCCGGGCGGGAGCCCTGCTGGCCCTGGCGGCGCTGATCGGCCTGGCGGTCCTTGCCGTGCTAAACCTGCCGTGA